Proteins encoded by one window of Lactobacillus paragasseri:
- a CDS encoding PTS glucitol/sorbitol transporter subunit IIA: MKWNSTITAIGSEALDPNDNIVILFDNKATDKLRDVAVLQKFDEATPVEKFVFKKDDSITIDGTTYLALYVGPMVQMNMQAIGHATLVFTNEVPKKPMTNAIYLDKDPKEEMPEFKVGDWITYEHR; encoded by the coding sequence ATGAAGTGGAATTCTACAATTACTGCTATTGGATCAGAAGCGTTAGATCCAAATGATAATATCGTAATTTTATTTGATAATAAAGCAACTGATAAGTTGCGAGATGTTGCTGTTTTACAAAAATTTGATGAGGCAACGCCAGTTGAAAAGTTTGTTTTTAAAAAAGACGACTCAATTACAATTGACGGCACTACTTATTTAGCTTTGTACGTTGGTCCAATGGTTCAAATGAACATGCAGGCTATTGGACATGCAACTTTAGTATTTACTAATGAAGTTCCGAAAAAGCCGATGACTAATGCAATTTATTTAGATAAAGATCCAAAAGAAGAAATGCCTGAATTTAAAGTGGGAGACTGGATCACCTACGAACATAGATAA
- a CDS encoding lactonase family protein — MKVWFGGYTSHDSKGIYTANVEKKEDDIKLVDVKNIVEIDRPTYFQLVGDLLFTIIQNGDQSGIATYRIKDGKAKQLDTYFHEGAAPCYISVDSQKHLVFTANYHLATINVFSYDENGKLTFITNDTHEGHGPRAEQDQAHPHFFDETPAGNLVSCDLGIDAVDFYKLDGDKLKHLARYQMENGFGTRHLVFSPDGKTMYIVGELSSQVNVARLNENTWKFEDVATYKTIPDDFSDHNGAAAIRISKDGKFIYISNRGHDSITVFKVLDDGKLELVQRISVFGSFPRDFNWDKDEKYLVVANQNTNNATLYRRNSETGNLTPIQKDIPVPEATRVLFEED, encoded by the coding sequence ATGAAAGTTTGGTTTGGTGGCTATACTAGCCATGACTCAAAAGGAATTTATACTGCTAATGTAGAAAAAAAAGAGGATGATATTAAACTAGTTGATGTTAAAAATATTGTTGAAATTGATCGTCCAACTTATTTTCAACTAGTTGGTGACTTATTATTTACCATTATTCAAAATGGTGACCAAAGTGGAATCGCTACTTACCGCATCAAAGATGGAAAAGCAAAACAGTTAGATACCTATTTCCATGAAGGAGCAGCACCTTGTTATATCAGTGTCGACTCACAAAAGCACTTAGTCTTTACTGCAAACTATCACTTAGCCACTATTAACGTTTTTTCTTACGATGAAAATGGAAAATTAACTTTTATTACTAACGATACACATGAAGGACATGGACCAAGAGCAGAACAAGATCAAGCCCACCCACATTTCTTTGATGAAACTCCAGCTGGTAATCTAGTTTCATGTGATCTAGGAATTGATGCCGTTGATTTTTATAAATTAGATGGAGATAAATTAAAACATTTAGCTCGCTATCAGATGGAAAACGGCTTTGGTACTCGCCACCTCGTCTTCTCACCTGATGGAAAAACTATGTATATTGTTGGTGAGTTATCAAGTCAAGTTAACGTTGCTCGTTTAAATGAAAATACTTGGAAATTTGAAGATGTTGCAACTTATAAGACTATCCCTGACGACTTCAGTGATCACAACGGCGCGGCAGCTATTAGAATTTCTAAAGATGGTAAGTTTATTTATATTTCTAATCGCGGTCATGATTCAATCACTGTCTTCAAAGTTCTAGACGATGGAAAACTAGAATTAGTACAAAGAATTTCCGTCTTTGGATCATTCCCACGCGACTTTAACTGGGACAAAGACGAAAAATATCTTGTAGTGGCTAACCAAAATACTAATAATGCCACCTTATACCGTCGTAATTCCGAAACAGGTAATCTAACACCTATCCAAAAAGATATTCCTGTGCCAGAAGCTACA